A single genomic interval of Astyanax mexicanus isolate ESR-SI-001 chromosome 4, AstMex3_surface, whole genome shotgun sequence harbors:
- the LOC125801186 gene encoding zinc finger protein 665-like: MKPSPNMEKHQHSAKSFTKQSTLKNHQRIHTGDKPYHCSDCGKSFTKQSTLKVHQRIHTGEKPYHCSDCGRSFTKQNTLKKHQRIHTGEKPYHCSDCWKSFSEQGNLKKHQRIHTGEKPYYCSECGRSFTQQSNLKIHQRIHTGEKPYHCSDCGKSFNKKSILQNHQLIHTGEKPYYCSDCWRSFSDQGNLNKHLRIHTGKKPYYCSECGRSFTQQSNLKIHQRIHTGDKPYYCSDCWKSFSEQGNLKKHQRIHTGKKPYYCSECGRSFTQQSNLKIHQRIHTGEKPYHCSDCGKSFNKKSILQNHQRIHTGEKPYYCSDCWRSFSDQGNLNKHLRIHTGEKPYYCSECGRSFTQQSNLKIHQRIHTGDKPYYCSDCGKSFTRQSTLKVHQRIHTGEKPYHCSDCGRSFTKQNTLKKHQRIHTGEKPYYCSDCWKSFSEQGNLKKHQRIHTGEKPYYCSECGRSFTQQSNLKKHQRIHTG; this comes from the coding sequence atgaagccaagtcccaacatggagaaacatcagcactctgccaagagttttactaaacagagtactctcaaaaaccaccagcgcattcacacaggagataaaccgtatcactgctcagactgtggaaagagttttactaaacagagtactctcaaagtacaccagcgcattcacacaggagagaaaccgtatcactgctcagactgtgggaggagttttactaaacagaatactcttaaaaaacaccagcgcattcacacaggagagaaaccgtatcactgctcagactgttggaagagtttttctgaacagggtaatctcaaaaaacaccagcgcattcacacaggagagaaaccgtattactgctcagagtgtgggagaagttttactcaacagagtaatctcaaaatacatcagcgcattcacacaggagagaaaccgtatcactgctcagactgtgggaaaagttttaataaaaagagtattcttcaaaatcaccagctcattcacacaggagagaaaccgtattactgctcagactgttggaGGAGTTTTTCTGATCAGGGTAATCTCAATAAacacctgcgcattcacacaggaaagaaaccgtattactgctcagagtgtgggagaagttttactcaacagagtaatctcaaaatacatcagcgcattcacacaggagataaaccgtattactgctcagactgttggaagagtttttctgaacagggtaatctcaaaaaacaccagcgcattcacacaggaaagaaaccgtattactgctcagagtgtgggagaagttttactcaacagagtaatctcaaaatacatcagcgcattcacacaggagagaaaccgtatcactgctcagactgtgggaaaagttttaataaaaagagtattcttcaaaatcaccagcgcattcacacaggagagaaaccgtattactgctcagactgttggaGGAGTTTTTCTGATCAGGGTAATCTCAATAAacacctgcgcattcacacaggagagaaaccgtattactgctcagagtgtgggagaagttttactcaacagagtaatctcaaaatacatcagcgcattcacacaggagataaaccgtattactgctcagactgtggaaagagttttactagacagagtactctcaaagtacaccagcgcattcacacaggagagaaaccgtatcactgctcagactgtgggaggagttttactaaacagaatactcttaaaaaacaccagcgcattcacacaggagagaaaccgtattactgctcagactgttggaagagtttttctgaacagggtaatctaaaaaaacaccagcgcattcacacaggagagaaaccgtattactgctcagagtgtgggagaagttttactcaacagagtaatctcaaaaaacaccagcgcattcacacaggatag
- the LOC111197360 gene encoding gastrula zinc finger protein XlCGF49.1-like, with product MEKHQHSVKSFTKQSDLKNHQRIHTGEKSYHCSDCGKSFTTPSALKTHQRIHSGEKPYYCSDCGKSFTQQSTLQIHQRIHTGEKPYYCSDCGKSFTTQSNLKTHQRIHTGEKPYHCSDCGKSFSRQSNLKNHQRIHTGEKPYYCSDCGKSFTEQSTLKIHQRIHTGVKPYYCLECEKCFSTESHLKYHQRIHSGEKPYHCSDCGKSFNHQSRLKKHQRIHTGEKTIPNLFHSN from the coding sequence atggagaaacatcagcactctgtcaagagttttactaaacagagtgatctcaaaaatcaccagcgcattcacacaggagagaaatcatatcactgctcagactgtgggaagagttttactacaccgagtgctctcaaaacacaccagcgcattcactcaggagagaaaccatattactgctcagactgtgggaagagttttactcaacagagtactctccaaatacaccagcgcattcacacaggagagaaaccatattactgctcagactgtgggaagagttttactacacagagtaatctcaaaacacaccagcgcattcacacaggagagaaaccgtatcactgctcagactgtgggaagagttttagtcgacagagtaatctcaaaaatcaccagcgcattcacacaggagagaaaccgtattactgctcagactgtgggaaaagttttactgaacagagtactctcaaaatacaccagcgcattcacacaggagtaaaaccatattactgcttagAGTGTGAGAAGTGTTTTTCTACAGAGAGTCATCTCAAatatcaccagcgcattcactcaggagagaaaccgtatcactgctcagactgtgggaagagttttaatcatcagagtcgtctcaaaaaacaccagcgcattcacacaggagagaaaacaatcccaaatctgttccacagcaattaa